One segment of Treponema pectinovorum DNA contains the following:
- a CDS encoding relaxase/mobilization nuclease domain-containing protein, with protein sequence MAITKIHPVKSTLNLAIAYITNEEKTDEKILVSTNKCFASTAHTAFMKTREDNKVNGTILARHLIQSFMPGEATPEIAHQIGMELCKRILKDQYEFVLTTHIDKGHIHNHIIFNNVNMVTGKCYQSNKRSYHQIRYQSDKLCKENNLSVIDEFYETYRKKYKTNGKSWYENDQFKKGTSWKSRLQFDIDRAIKQANDWDDFLKKMTTLDYEIKYGKHIAFKHKDKERFTRAKTIGEDYTEDRLKERILDNTNQRTYTVKNVLGIL encoded by the coding sequence GTGGCAATTACAAAAATACATCCTGTAAAATCTACTCTTAATCTTGCTATTGCTTATATAACAAATGAAGAAAAGACAGACGAAAAAATATTGGTAAGCACAAATAAGTGCTTTGCTTCAACTGCCCATACTGCTTTTATGAAGACTAGAGAAGATAATAAAGTTAATGGAACTATACTTGCAAGACACCTCATTCAATCATTTATGCCTGGTGAAGCTACGCCAGAAATTGCACATCAAATCGGAATGGAACTTTGCAAGAGAATACTTAAGGATCAATATGAGTTCGTACTTACTACCCATATAGACAAAGGTCATATCCATAACCATATCATCTTCAATAATGTAAATATGGTTACAGGCAAGTGCTACCAGTCTAACAAGAGAAGCTATCATCAAATTAGGTATCAAAGCGATAAATTGTGCAAAGAAAATAATCTATCTGTTATTGATGAATTCTATGAAACTTATAGAAAGAAATATAAGACTAATGGTAAATCATGGTATGAAAATGACCAATTTAAGAAAGGTACTTCTTGGAAAAGCAGACTTCAATTTGATATAGATAGAGCTATTAAACAAGCCAATGATTGGGATGATTTTCTAAAGAAAATGACTACCCTTGATTATGAAATCAAGTATGGAAAGCACATTGCGTTTAAGCACAAGGACAAAGAAAGATTTACAAGAGCTAAGACTATTGGAGAAGATTATACTGAGGATAGATTAAAAGAACGTATCTTAGATAATACTAATCAAAGAACCTATACTGTTAAAAACGTGTTGGGAATATTATAG
- a CDS encoding ABC transporter ATP-binding protein: protein MPENELRKKVIGKNSLSNSLLALKIVFDLIPQILLVYLISSLITNNINEGNLKYIFLGIFISFVLKGVFYYFATKVAHEKAYEKLTELRIDIIGHLKKLSLGFFKEHNTGELTNIVQHDVEQVEVYLAHGLPEIMAVTLLPTIIFIAMIFVDWRLALGMIAGVPLMYLVKVLSQKTMDKNFAIYFNHENKMREELMEYVKNISVIKAFAKEEEISERTLKTAREYIYWVKKSMGAITIPMGLIDIFMEIGVVIVMILGSIFLYYGNITTPNFILAIILSSAFTASISKTATLQHFSIVFREALKAIGKVLTVPLPKKKTEQGLEFGNIEFKDVNFAYGKDCFELKNINLTFKKNSLNAFVGASGCGKSTVSNLLMGFWDADEGQILINGKDIKEYSQENISMLIGSVGQEVILFDLSIFENIAIGKLNATKEEVIEAAKKARCHDFISALPNGYETRIGEMGVKLSGGEKQRISIARMILKNAPILILDEAMAAVDSENERLIGEAIDDLSKDKTIITIAHHLNTIRDSDQIIVMDKGVVLDAGSHEELMKRCDFYKDMVDAQNKVDRWNLKEVVTENV from the coding sequence ATGCCGGAAAATGAATTAAGGAAAAAAGTGATTGGGAAAAATAGTTTATCCAATTCACTTCTTGCTTTAAAAATAGTATTTGATTTGATACCACAAATCTTACTTGTATATTTGATTAGTTCTTTAATCACAAACAATATTAACGAAGGTAATTTAAAGTATATATTCTTGGGAATCTTTATATCGTTTGTATTAAAAGGCGTGTTTTACTATTTTGCAACAAAGGTTGCCCATGAGAAAGCATACGAAAAATTGACAGAACTTAGGATAGATATTATCGGGCATCTAAAAAAACTAAGTTTGGGATTTTTCAAAGAACATAATACAGGGGAGCTTACGAACATTGTTCAGCATGATGTGGAGCAAGTGGAAGTATACCTTGCTCATGGTCTTCCTGAAATAATGGCAGTTACGCTTCTGCCTACCATTATTTTCATAGCTATGATTTTTGTAGACTGGCGTCTTGCTCTTGGAATGATTGCCGGAGTTCCACTCATGTATTTGGTAAAAGTTCTTTCACAGAAAACAATGGATAAGAACTTTGCTATTTACTTTAACCATGAAAACAAGATGAGAGAAGAGCTAATGGAATATGTAAAAAATATCTCTGTGATTAAGGCTTTTGCTAAAGAAGAGGAGATTAGTGAAAGAACATTAAAAACGGCAAGAGAGTATATTTACTGGGTTAAAAAGAGCATGGGAGCAATTACAATTCCAATGGGACTTATTGACATATTTATGGAAATTGGAGTGGTAATTGTCATGATTTTGGGAAGTATCTTTCTCTATTATGGGAATATTACAACTCCTAATTTTATTCTTGCAATAATTTTATCATCTGCTTTTACTGCATCTATAAGTAAGACAGCTACATTGCAACATTTTTCTATTGTGTTTAGGGAGGCATTAAAGGCGATTGGAAAAGTTTTAACAGTTCCGCTTCCAAAGAAAAAGACAGAACAAGGTTTAGAATTTGGAAACATAGAATTTAAAGATGTGAATTTTGCATACGGAAAAGATTGCTTTGAGCTAAAAAATATCAATTTAACTTTTAAGAAAAATAGCTTGAATGCCTTTGTAGGTGCAAGCGGTTGTGGGAAAAGTACCGTATCTAATTTGCTTATGGGATTTTGGGATGCAGACGAAGGACAAATACTGATAAATGGAAAAGACATAAAAGAATATAGTCAAGAAAACATCTCAATGCTGATTGGTAGTGTCGGGCAAGAAGTTATCCTTTTTGATTTAAGTATTTTTGAAAATATAGCAATCGGAAAACTAAATGCAACAAAAGAAGAAGTCATAGAAGCTGCTAAAAAAGCAAGATGCCATGATTTTATTTCTGCTTTACCAAATGGATATGAAACACGAATAGGTGAAATGGGAGTTAAGTTATCCGGTGGAGAAAAACAAAGAATCTCCATAGCAAGAATGATACTTAAAAATGCACCGATTTTAATATTAGATGAGGCAATGGCAGCTGTTGATAGTGAAAATGAAAGACTAATCGGTGAAGCGATTGATGATTTAAGTAAGGATAAAACCATCATTACAATTGCTCATCATCTAAATACGATTAGAGATTCAGACCAAATTATAGTTATGGATAAGGGTGTTGTTCTTGATGCAGGAAGCCATGAAGAGTTGATGAAAAGATGTGATTTTTATAAGGATATGGTTGATGCACAGAACAAAGTTGATAGATGGAATTTGAAAGAGGTGGTAACAGAAAATGTTTAG
- a CDS encoding KAP family P-loop NTPase fold protein, whose protein sequence is MWKDSETELDFLDYDYLIQTLQSIITDDSILPASIGVYGDWGSGKSSLMYMCKERLIKEDEKIKCLVFNGWLFENYEDAKTAILGTILDEISKETHLTKKAQEIIKGLYKSVDKFKLVKGALKYGTDFLVTGGIGSLLGITMNQVLKYGQEKIEVTDLEKIKSNIESELNNKELREDIRKFQKAFASLLEETKISRLVVFIDELDRCRPDTILETLEAIKLFLFKGKVAFVIGADERHISYAVKSKFRDIEGIQIDIGKEYLEKLIQYPIRIPQLNADEVEIYIACLLLQSELSEENFQKALSWIVEKKKEDFERFKIESIITLFSDKEDNYSNIVESLSIANQLAFVLSNGLRGNPRQCKRFLNSMYMRVQMASYKNKKLDRKILAKIMMLEYIKPRIFNKIAEMAADNSLSKELTLFENGTPENSDKLKIWREDNWFLNWCKIDPKLSDENLNTYFYFTRTSLDEKISRISSFLSPEAQEILEQLLSKSDVKIQQAIKSVANISDADAAAILEAMNSSMISETTIAKELMKSFLLFAQQRTELTNDTLSYLQSLSGSQINLGCISYIAEYANKMNKKVEILEIASQWDKNKQGLKIGIEKLLEK, encoded by the coding sequence GAAACTGAGCTTGATTTTCTTGACTACGATTACTTAATACAAACGCTTCAAAGTATCATCACAGATGATTCTATTTTACCAGCGAGTATTGGAGTATATGGTGACTGGGGGAGTGGAAAGTCAAGCTTGATGTATATGTGCAAAGAGCGTTTGATTAAGGAAGATGAAAAAATTAAATGTTTAGTATTTAATGGTTGGCTATTTGAAAATTATGAAGACGCAAAAACGGCGATATTAGGTACTATTCTTGATGAGATTAGTAAAGAAACACACTTAACTAAAAAGGCACAAGAAATTATTAAAGGGTTATATAAAAGTGTTGATAAATTTAAATTGGTAAAAGGTGCATTGAAATATGGAACTGATTTTTTAGTGACAGGAGGGATTGGCTCTTTACTTGGCATAACAATGAATCAGGTCTTGAAATATGGTCAAGAAAAAATAGAAGTCACTGATTTAGAAAAAATTAAATCTAATATTGAAAGCGAATTAAATAACAAAGAGTTACGTGAGGATATTAGAAAATTTCAAAAAGCATTTGCATCTTTGTTAGAAGAAACAAAAATTAGTCGTTTAGTTGTTTTTATAGATGAGTTGGATAGATGTAGACCAGATACTATTTTAGAAACGCTTGAAGCAATAAAATTATTTCTTTTTAAGGGAAAAGTTGCTTTCGTTATTGGTGCTGATGAACGTCATATTTCGTATGCAGTTAAAAGTAAATTTAGAGATATAGAAGGCATTCAGATTGATATTGGGAAAGAATATCTTGAGAAATTAATACAATATCCTATTCGCATCCCACAATTAAATGCAGATGAGGTGGAAATTTATATTGCATGTTTACTTTTACAGTCGGAATTATCGGAAGAAAATTTTCAAAAGGCTCTATCATGGATAGTTGAGAAGAAAAAAGAGGATTTCGAGAGATTTAAGATCGAATCAATTATAACTTTATTTTCAGATAAAGAAGATAATTATTCAAATATTGTAGAATCACTTTCTATTGCAAATCAGCTGGCATTTGTTTTATCTAATGGATTGCGTGGAAACCCTCGTCAGTGTAAACGCTTCTTGAATTCCATGTATATGAGAGTGCAAATGGCATCTTATAAGAATAAGAAATTGGATAGAAAAATTCTTGCAAAGATAATGATGTTGGAATATATAAAACCAAGAATTTTCAATAAAATAGCAGAGATGGCAGCGGATAATAGTTTAAGTAAAGAATTAACACTATTCGAGAATGGTACACCAGAGAATAGCGATAAGTTAAAAATTTGGAGAGAAGATAATTGGTTTTTAAATTGGTGTAAAATAGATCCTAAATTATCTGATGAAAACCTCAATACATATTTTTATTTTACAAGAACCTCATTGGATGAAAAAATTAGTCGTATATCATCTTTTCTTTCACCAGAAGCCCAAGAAATATTGGAACAACTTCTTTCAAAATCAGACGTTAAAATTCAACAAGCAATTAAATCTGTTGCAAATATATCAGATGCTGATGCGGCTGCAATTCTTGAGGCTATGAATTCTTCCATGATATCTGAAACAACAATAGCCAAAGAATTGATGAAATCATTTCTACTGTTTGCACAGCAAAGAACTGAGTTAACCAATGATACTCTCAGTTATTTACAATCACTTAGTGGCTCGCAAATTAATCTTGGTTGTATAAGTTATATAGCTGAATATGCAAATAAAATGAATAAGAAAGTAGAAATTTTAGAGATAGCATCTCAATGGGATAAGAACAAACAAGGCTTAAAAATTGGAATAGAAAAACTGTTAGAAAAATAG
- a CDS encoding ParA family protein, with product MKTITFALQKGGTGKTSIPVSTAVQLAENGKKVLMLDADPQGNATTWLGIDTISVELADVLMKKLPAKDAIIKTQVENLSIIPTASLNSDLRLYSKTLATQQPFIIKHICREVKEDLDFLVIDTSPSFGALEESCLLASSDEAVTVLNIDEFSSDGLITFMQNIDSLKDRYDTDKPKMNKIILNSRDLRLVQQADYLEKIKSATDSKLYIVPVDQGFRKAQTVHIPLQYLEGVKKETLSVICELCKDLERE from the coding sequence ATGAAAACAATTACCTTTGCACTTCAAAAGGGTGGCACTGGAAAAACCAGCATTCCCGTATCAACAGCTGTGCAGTTGGCGGAAAATGGAAAAAAAGTATTGATGCTAGATGCAGACCCACAGGGGAACGCAACGACTTGGCTTGGCATCGACACAATTTCTGTAGAACTTGCAGATGTTCTTATGAAAAAGTTACCTGCAAAAGATGCAATCATTAAAACCCAGGTTGAAAATCTTTCAATTATTCCAACAGCAAGCTTAAACTCTGATTTAAGGCTTTATTCAAAAACACTTGCAACCCAGCAACCATTTATCATCAAACATATTTGTCGGGAAGTTAAGGAAGACCTTGATTTTCTCGTTATTGACACATCACCGTCTTTTGGAGCCCTTGAAGAAAGCTGTCTGCTGGCTTCTTCTGATGAAGCCGTTACGGTTTTAAATATCGATGAATTTTCATCTGACGGACTTATTACATTCATGCAAAATATTGACTCTCTAAAAGACCGATACGATACCGACAAACCAAAGATGAACAAAATCATCTTGAATTCAAGGGATTTAAGGCTTGTTCAACAGGCAGATTATCTTGAAAAAATTAAGTCAGCAACAGATTCAAAACTTTATATTGTTCCTGTAGACCAGGGATTTCGTAAAGCTCAGACCGTGCATATTCCGCTTCAATACCTTGAAGGAGTAAAAAAAGAAACTCTGTCGGTCATTTGTGAACTTTGTAAGGATTTGGAGAGAGAATAA
- a CDS encoding ABC transporter ATP-binding protein — MFREMLKLLTKTGKRDLIISSVFFALYGLSSIAMIVIVFSILFQIFDGTSLDMLYKYFIAIGLLVVFKGICNMVADMKKHSAGFDIVQQIRESIIIKLKKFSLGFYTNERLGEINTILHKDVDNMSLVVGHMWSRMFGDFLIGAVVFVGLASIDIKLALIMAVSVPIALAFLYMTIKQSEKIENQNNLSLLDMVSLFVEYVRGIPVLKSFSNNKSLDNELMNKTKKFGETSKAASRFKAKQLSIFGFLLDIGYLVLLIAGTIFVVKGNLDVLNFIIFAVISKEFYKPFASMEQHYMYYVSAVDSYERLSRILYADVILDKVDGIIPKDNDIAFENIGFSYEKDEFKMENLSFDIDEKTMTALVGESGSGKTTITNLLLRFYDVQQGKITLGGTDIRDIPYDELLDRISIVMQNVELFDNTIEENIRVGKKGATKEEIIKAAKKARIHDFIMSLPEGYETDIGENGGILSGGQRQRISIARAFLKDAPILILDEMTSNVDPVNESLIQDAITELAKNRTVLVVAHHLKTIQKADQILVFQKGNLLEKGKHGELLEEDGYYTKLWKAQYEV; from the coding sequence ATGTTTAGAGAAATGTTAAAACTACTTACAAAAACCGGCAAGAGAGATTTGATTATATCAAGTGTATTCTTTGCCCTTTATGGACTAAGCTCCATAGCCATGATTGTTATCGTATTTTCTATACTGTTTCAGATATTTGATGGGACGAGTTTAGATATGCTTTATAAATATTTTATTGCGATTGGATTACTTGTAGTCTTCAAAGGTATTTGTAATATGGTCGCAGATATGAAAAAGCATAGTGCAGGTTTTGATATTGTTCAGCAAATAAGAGAAAGCATAATTATCAAATTAAAGAAATTCAGTTTGGGATTTTATACCAATGAAAGACTGGGAGAGATCAATACAATTTTACACAAAGATGTTGATAATATGTCCCTTGTTGTAGGACACATGTGGTCGAGAATGTTTGGTGATTTTTTGATAGGTGCAGTCGTATTTGTTGGTCTTGCAAGTATTGATATAAAGTTGGCACTGATAATGGCAGTATCCGTTCCGATTGCACTTGCCTTTCTATATATGACAATTAAGCAATCTGAAAAAATAGAAAATCAGAACAACTTAAGCCTTCTTGATATGGTTAGCTTATTTGTTGAATATGTTAGAGGAATACCTGTACTAAAGAGTTTTTCAAACAATAAGAGCTTGGATAATGAGCTTATGAATAAGACAAAAAAGTTTGGAGAAACAAGTAAAGCAGCTTCAAGATTCAAGGCAAAACAGCTATCTATATTTGGTTTTTTACTGGATATTGGATATTTAGTTCTTTTAATTGCAGGAACAATATTTGTTGTAAAGGGAAATCTTGATGTACTTAATTTTATTATCTTTGCGGTAATCTCAAAAGAGTTTTATAAGCCGTTCGCTTCTATGGAACAACACTATATGTACTATGTTTCGGCGGTGGACAGTTATGAAAGACTTTCAAGAATTTTATATGCAGATGTAATACTGGATAAAGTGGACGGGATTATTCCGAAAGATAATGATATAGCTTTTGAGAACATTGGTTTTTCCTATGAAAAAGATGAGTTCAAAATGGAAAATTTAAGTTTTGATATTGATGAAAAAACAATGACTGCACTGGTTGGTGAGTCAGGAAGTGGCAAAACGACGATAACTAACCTGTTATTAAGATTTTATGATGTGCAGCAAGGCAAAATTACACTTGGAGGAACTGATATAAGAGATATTCCTTATGATGAACTTTTGGATCGTATCAGCATTGTTATGCAGAATGTGGAGCTGTTTGATAATACGATTGAGGAAAATATCAGAGTAGGAAAAAAAGGGGCAACAAAAGAAGAAATCATCAAGGCTGCAAAGAAAGCAAGAATCCATGATTTTATTATGAGTTTACCTGAAGGTTATGAAACTGATATTGGAGAAAATGGTGGGATTTTATCAGGTGGACAAAGACAAAGAATATCTATTGCAAGAGCTTTTTTAAAGGATGCACCGATTTTAATTCTTGATGAAATGACAAGTAATGTTGATCCTGTAAATGAATCTTTGATACAAGATGCCATTACAGAACTTGCAAAGAATAGAACCGTACTTGTAGTGGCTCATCATTTAAAAACAATTCAGAAAGCTGACCAAATTCTTGTATTTCAAAAAGGAAATTTACTTGAAAAAGGAAAGCATGGGGAACTTCTTGAGGAAGATGGCTACTACACAAAATTATGGAAAGCTCAGTATGAGGTGTAA
- a CDS encoding ParB N-terminal domain-containing protein — MAKSIAESMIAKGYDKTQVIHLFKIREEPETLEKPIPGDGAHRVAAAKIADIEEIPAYIHTFDTRTETLIYAYELQILRRNLEPPYQKLDAMAKLDQLKNPGKKADGQSTGKSSEEIAAVLGVSTRTAERMRNIINNADDETLEAVKSGTVSISKADKITTEKKYSTYNMPYFMK; from the coding sequence ATGGCAAAGTCAATTGCTGAGTCAATGATAGCAAAAGGGTATGACAAGACACAGGTAATTCATCTTTTCAAAATCAGAGAAGAGCCAGAAACACTAGAAAAACCAATTCCTGGAGACGGTGCACACCGTGTTGCCGCTGCAAAGATTGCTGACATTGAAGAAATTCCAGCATATATTCATACCTTTGATACCAGAACGGAAACCTTGATATATGCCTATGAACTTCAGATTCTAAGACGAAACCTTGAACCGCCGTATCAAAAACTTGATGCAATGGCAAAACTTGACCAACTTAAAAATCCGGGTAAAAAGGCAGATGGACAATCCACAGGAAAATCATCGGAAGAAATAGCAGCTGTTCTTGGAGTCTCGACTCGTACGGCAGAAAGGATGCGTAACATCATCAACAACGCAGACGATGAAACTCTTGAAGCAGTAAAAAGCGGCACGGTCTCAATTTCAAAAGCAGATAAAATCACCACTGAAAAGAAATACAGTACCTACAATATGCCCTATTTCATGAAGTAA
- the qatC gene encoding Qat anti-phage system QueC-like protein QatC, protein MKIVCHINKTDTFEVDEQAINVDFFNSNSFSYTFWKNKNKLPYWYSQQALDLLYISMAVFAADRLCLRKDAHDGWSREFSIYMPILEYDMWQNAKSTLEKMLNFLSGDKWTFIFRRREQSEEEKINNNKWEKSKQKIKSYDQICMFSGGMDSFIGAIDLLESNSDKTLFVSHYGGGKGTKEFQDILKEKFINQYSLELRDFHQYYAKVVSGIEDTTRTRSFMFFSHSLAVASCLRKQVHLVIPENGFISLNIPNTFSRIGTSSTRTTHPHYMGLFQKLLDLIELKVTLVNPYQFKTKGEMLLNCKNQSFVRENLDNTMSCSHPDNGRMQKEKEARHCGYCLPCVIRQAAIMRAGIIDQSSYRDNKFNGGKVSRTCLNSYRFGLRKFNPKYAFMTIQSSGSIENNIEDYANLYIRGMEELKTYLEELDD, encoded by the coding sequence ATGAAAATAGTTTGTCACATAAATAAAACAGATACTTTTGAAGTTGATGAACAAGCAATAAATGTTGATTTTTTCAACTCCAATTCTTTTTCATATACATTTTGGAAGAATAAAAACAAGTTACCGTATTGGTACAGTCAACAAGCGTTAGATTTGCTTTACATTTCTATGGCTGTTTTTGCGGCGGATAGATTATGTTTAAGAAAAGATGCGCATGATGGATGGAGTAGAGAATTTTCTATATACATGCCTATTTTAGAATATGATATGTGGCAAAATGCAAAATCAACACTTGAGAAAATGTTGAATTTTTTAAGCGGCGATAAATGGACTTTTATTTTTAGAAGAAGAGAGCAATCTGAAGAGGAAAAGATAAACAACAATAAATGGGAAAAATCAAAGCAAAAAATAAAAAGTTATGATCAAATTTGTATGTTTTCAGGCGGAATGGATTCGTTTATTGGTGCAATAGATTTGTTGGAAAGTAATAGTGATAAAACATTATTTGTGAGCCATTATGGTGGCGGGAAAGGAACAAAGGAATTTCAAGATATTCTTAAAGAAAAGTTTATTAATCAGTATTCATTAGAATTAAGAGATTTCCATCAGTATTATGCAAAGGTTGTGTCAGGTATTGAAGATACTACAAGAACACGTTCCTTCATGTTTTTCTCTCACTCATTAGCAGTTGCATCATGTTTGAGAAAGCAAGTTCATTTGGTTATACCAGAAAATGGTTTTATTTCATTAAATATTCCTAACACATTTTCTCGAATAGGTACAAGTAGCACAAGAACAACACACCCACATTATATGGGCTTGTTTCAAAAGTTGTTAGATTTAATTGAATTAAAAGTAACGTTAGTTAATCCGTATCAATTTAAAACAAAAGGTGAAATGTTGTTGAACTGCAAAAATCAATCTTTTGTTAGAGAAAATTTGGATAATACTATGTCCTGTTCACATCCGGATAATGGTAGAATGCAAAAAGAAAAGGAAGCTAGGCATTGTGGTTACTGTTTACCATGCGTAATAAGACAAGCAGCAATCATGCGTGCAGGCATTATAGATCAAAGTTCATATAGGGATAATAAATTTAATGGAGGCAAGGTTTCCAGAACTTGTTTAAATTCGTATCGTTTTGGATTAAGAAAATTTAATCCTAAATACGCTTTTATGACAATTCAATCTAGTGGCTCTATAGAGAATAATATTGAAGATTATGCAAATCTGTATATTAGAGGTATGGAGGAATTAAAAACATATTTGGAGGAATTGGATGACTAA
- a CDS encoding P-loop NTPase family protein has product MSGKSGSGKSTLGSVMNVLIPHYYKGKMQGKAFVSGKDISKLLLHEIGHIVGTVFLFSGDFICF; this is encoded by the coding sequence ATTTCAGGGAAAAGTGGAAGTGGTAAAAGCACTCTTGGAAGTGTAATGAATGTTCTTATTCCGCATTATTATAAAGGCAAAATGCAAGGAAAAGCCTTTGTGTCAGGAAAAGATATAAGCAAATTATTACTTCATGAAATAGGGCATATTGTAGGTACTGTATTTCTTTTCAGTGGTGATTTTATCTGCTTTTGA
- a CDS encoding plasmid mobilization protein, with product MANRIRNVQLKINLTEEEKALFEKKMKMSKCKTMNHFLRKVVSESDIYVVDLQPFREIQGLLFRYASSVNQIAKRVNSTGIIYNDDIKDMKSQIEHLSKEIWQIHSLLLNKTTNKGDDI from the coding sequence ATGGCAAATAGAATTAGAAATGTTCAGCTGAAAATAAACTTAACAGAAGAAGAAAAAGCACTTTTTGAAAAGAAAATGAAGATGTCAAAGTGTAAGACAATGAACCATTTTCTAAGAAAAGTAGTGTCAGAATCAGATATTTATGTTGTCGATTTACAGCCATTTAGAGAAATACAAGGATTGCTTTTTAGGTATGCAAGTAGTGTAAACCAAATTGCTAAACGAGTTAATTCTACTGGTATTATCTATAACGATGACATCAAAGATATGAAATCTCAAATTGAACATCTATCAAAAGAAATATGGCAGATACATTCCCTACTACTCAATAAAACTACTAACAAAGGAGATGACATATAA
- the qatD gene encoding Qat anti-phage system TatD family nuclease QatD, producing MTNFYMDMHMHFDLYKNKYEVLKYIEDKKSYTLAVTNLPDLYRKYYAENWDYKYVRLALGFHPELAAQYYAQINIFEKYIKTTRYIGEIGLDYSAQNIENVDKQKEVFKKIVDLCKADNKKIISVHTRKAENDCLKILDGFEGKVILHWYTGNLSNLKIAISRGYFFSINQQMIKSKNGRTIIDMIPIDRILLESDAPFTEGLHTTYNISFMNDIIEYLSVSKNLEKQFICIKLKENFRTILL from the coding sequence ATGACTAACTTTTATATGGATATGCATATGCACTTTGACCTATACAAAAATAAATATGAAGTTTTGAAATATATTGAAGATAAGAAGTCTTATACTCTTGCAGTAACCAATCTACCAGATTTGTATAGGAAATACTATGCCGAGAATTGGGATTATAAATATGTAAGATTAGCATTAGGTTTTCATCCAGAGTTGGCCGCACAATATTATGCTCAAATTAATATTTTTGAAAAATACATTAAAACGACACGTTATATTGGAGAAATTGGGTTAGATTATTCTGCCCAAAATATAGAAAATGTAGATAAGCAAAAAGAAGTATTTAAAAAAATTGTTGATTTATGTAAAGCTGATAACAAAAAGATAATAAGTGTTCATACAAGAAAGGCAGAAAATGACTGTTTGAAAATTCTTGATGGATTTGAGGGAAAAGTAATATTGCATTGGTACACTGGTAATTTAAGTAATTTAAAAATTGCAATATCGAGAGGTTATTTTTTCTCCATAAATCAACAAATGATAAAGAGTAAAAATGGGAGAACTATTATTGATATGATTCCAATAGATAGGATACTCCTTGAAAGCGATGCACCCTTTACTGAGGGACTTCATACAACTTATAATATATCTTTTATGAATGATATTATTGAATATTTAAGTGTTAGTAAAAATCTAGAGAAACAGTTTATTTGCATAAAACTAAAAGAAAACTTTAGAACAATTCTATTGTGA
- a CDS encoding TetR/AcrR family transcriptional regulator, producing MAQVLKEEVRNRILEAAEKVFYKKDYRGAKLTEIAKEADIPVALIYTYFKNKEVLFDAVVSSVYINFESAFNEEESLEKGSASERFDEVGENYIHELLKERKKLIILMDKSSGTKHTEAKQKLISQMQVHIEVSLKRQSKQEYDPMLAHILASNFTEGLLEIARHYQSEKWAKDMLKLIARCYYKGVESL from the coding sequence ATGGCACAAGTATTAAAAGAAGAAGTTAGAAATAGAATACTCGAAGCAGCGGAAAAAGTATTTTATAAAAAGGATTATAGAGGTGCCAAATTAACAGAAATTGCAAAAGAAGCAGATATTCCTGTGGCACTAATTTATACCTATTTCAAAAATAAGGAAGTTTTGTTTGATGCAGTAGTAAGTTCTGTTTATATAAACTTCGAGTCAGCTTTTAATGAGGAAGAATCTTTGGAAAAAGGTTCTGCTTCTGAAAGGTTTGATGAAGTTGGAGAAAATTATATTCATGAACTTTTAAAAGAGCGTAAGAAGTTAATTATTTTAATGGATAAAAGCTCAGGTACTAAGCATACAGAAGCAAAACAAAAACTCATATCGCAAATGCAGGTTCATATTGAAGTAAGTTTAAAAAGACAATCGAAACAGGAATATGATCCAATGCTTGCCCATATTTTAGCCAGTAACTTTACAGAGGGGCTTCTTGAAATAGCAAGGCACTATCAAAGTGAAAAGTGGGCAAAAGATATGTTAAAACTTATTGCAAGGTGTTATTACAAGGGAGTGGAATCCCTATAA